Proteins from a single region of Chloroflexota bacterium:
- a CDS encoding sugar phosphate isomerase/epimerase has product MAAKIGCQARLWLRETQDLGGILPRIGRDLGAAGFEGVEIGYAYVKNPDDVAAYRRAVDGNGLKTAGIHVGGAWHDPLTVQEKAMSQARAAAEFAGAVGAEYLVISTGRKQGGQLTREEIGMQVTHLSELCSYAAAQGVMPLLHNHQHEFAHGARVFREIMSAIDADALGLCLDINWAMWAGADGVAVLKEYYARLRMVHVRDTVKNSACVEVMGEGDVALAAIFSELRAREFPHWVLYEWSACEPTTDRPTAEVGRLNREYLGKALS; this is encoded by the coding sequence ATGGCGGCAAAGATTGGATGTCAGGCAAGACTATGGTTGCGGGAGACTCAGGATCTAGGCGGTATACTGCCGAGAATCGGCCGGGATCTGGGAGCGGCAGGCTTCGAAGGTGTGGAGATTGGCTACGCCTACGTCAAGAATCCTGACGATGTTGCGGCCTACCGTCGCGCCGTGGACGGGAATGGACTCAAGACGGCCGGTATCCACGTAGGAGGAGCGTGGCACGATCCGCTGACTGTTCAAGAGAAGGCTATGTCTCAAGCACGCGCCGCTGCGGAATTCGCCGGGGCGGTGGGCGCCGAGTATCTCGTCATCAGCACGGGACGGAAACAGGGCGGTCAATTGACCCGCGAAGAAATCGGCATGCAAGTGACGCATCTCAGTGAGTTATGCTCGTACGCCGCTGCACAGGGCGTGATGCCGCTGCTCCACAACCACCAGCATGAGTTTGCGCACGGCGCGCGGGTCTTCCGCGAAATCATGTCTGCGATTGACGCAGACGCGCTTGGCCTGTGTCTGGACATCAATTGGGCTATGTGGGCGGGAGCCGACGGCGTGGCGGTGCTGAAGGAATACTATGCGCGCTTACGCATGGTGCACGTTCGCGACACGGTGAAAAATTCGGCTTGCGTGGAGGTGATGGGCGAGGGAGACGTGGCGCTCGCTGCAATCTTCTCCGAACTCCGCGCCCGGGAATTCCCGCATTGGGTCCTCTACGAGTGGTCGGCCTGCGAGCCGACAACGGACCGCCCGACGGCTGAGGTTGGTCGCTTGAACCGGGAGTATCTCGGCAAAGCGCTGAGTTGA